One genomic window of Haladaptatus sp. R4 includes the following:
- a CDS encoding manganese-dependent inorganic pyrophosphatase: MPESTYVIGHQQPDTDTICSALAYAGLKQAQGTDAIAARAGELNPETQFVLERWDVESPTLLEDAEGEQLILVDHNEYSQTVSGARDAEVVEVVDHHRIGDVKTSGPIFFRTEPVGSTATILTELYDEADVEIDSQTAGLLLSGLLSDTVVLRSPTTTERDRVVADRLADIAGVDYEEYGKELLQRKSQLGEKSPREMVVGDFKEFEFGSELVGIGQVETVEPDVVLEQREEVLAAMDDVTAEREYTVFLLLVTDLLEEDSTALIAGDDVDTVEAGLDATFSDREAFLPGVMSRKKQVVPPLEDAFN, encoded by the coding sequence ATGCCAGAATCGACCTACGTCATCGGTCACCAACAGCCAGACACCGACACGATCTGCTCTGCACTCGCCTACGCAGGGTTGAAACAGGCACAAGGAACGGACGCGATAGCCGCACGCGCCGGTGAACTGAACCCCGAAACCCAGTTCGTCCTAGAACGCTGGGACGTCGAGAGTCCGACCCTCCTCGAAGACGCGGAGGGGGAGCAATTGATCCTCGTCGATCACAACGAGTACAGTCAGACCGTCTCCGGAGCGCGCGACGCTGAGGTCGTCGAAGTCGTGGACCACCATCGGATCGGCGACGTGAAAACCAGCGGTCCGATCTTCTTCCGAACGGAACCGGTCGGCTCCACCGCTACCATCCTCACGGAACTGTACGACGAGGCGGACGTGGAGATCGATTCCCAGACGGCCGGTCTCCTCCTCAGCGGACTGTTGAGCGACACCGTGGTTCTTCGATCCCCGACGACGACCGAGCGGGATCGGGTCGTCGCCGACCGACTCGCGGACATCGCGGGCGTGGATTACGAGGAGTACGGAAAGGAACTGCTCCAGCGGAAGAGCCAACTCGGCGAGAAAAGCCCACGCGAGATGGTGGTGGGCGACTTCAAGGAGTTCGAGTTCGGCTCGGAACTGGTCGGTATCGGACAGGTCGAAACGGTCGAACCGGACGTGGTGCTGGAACAGCGCGAGGAAGTGCTCGCCGCGATGGACGACGTGACCGCGGAGCGGGAGTACACCGTGTTCCTATTGCTCGTCACGGACCTTCTGGAGGAGGACTCCACAGCGCTGATCGCCGGAGACGATGTGGACACCGTCGAAGCGGGACTGGACGCGACGTTCTCGGACCGCGAAGCGTTCCTGCCCGGCGTGATGTCCCGCAAAAAGCAGGTCGTCCCGCCGCTCGAAGACGCGTTCAACTGA
- a CDS encoding NUDIX hydrolase gives MDEYIERLLEADGVRFETELRAVDADELAIVESRNRLRGGVAVAVTNGDGELLQVHNGWMDGYGFPGGGVEPDEEWEDAAVREVEEETGVQIELDRPWLVLWGEYEHEGERYDGEYTVFYRATAADDGTVADELGIEGETIEDAAWFDAMPDEAFQPDRISDVLDGSER, from the coding sequence ATGGACGAATACATCGAACGACTCCTCGAAGCCGACGGAGTCCGGTTCGAGACCGAACTCCGAGCGGTGGATGCCGACGAGTTGGCAATCGTCGAATCGAGGAACCGACTCCGCGGCGGCGTCGCCGTTGCAGTCACGAACGGTGACGGAGAACTGCTCCAGGTTCACAACGGATGGATGGACGGCTACGGTTTCCCGGGCGGCGGGGTCGAACCCGACGAGGAGTGGGAGGACGCCGCCGTGCGGGAAGTCGAAGAGGAAACCGGCGTCCAAATCGAACTCGATCGTCCGTGGTTGGTACTCTGGGGAGAGTACGAACACGAAGGGGAACGATACGACGGGGAGTACACCGTGTTCTACCGCGCAACCGCGGCCGACGATGGAACCGTCGCCGACGAACTCGGGATCGAGGGGGAAACGATCGAGGACGCCGCGTGGTTCGACGCGATGCCGGATGAGGCGTTCCAACCGGACCGTATCAGCGACGTGCTCGACGGGAGCGAACGCTGA
- a CDS encoding helix-turn-helix domain-containing protein, which translates to MPKARVKFKPPGTRPFDLFGFTADHPDDEFRILSNYPTEEGLYVILEATMTNPDAVVDLFERSPMSYEVLHADEHTALIQYLLPFVPPPLRAVFSSGNLPQFPLLVQDGWILTDLTTTQGRLSDFRDELEATGFAFEVVSVIQSTDPTDLLTDRQRRFMAEALEQGYYDTPRDCSLTDLAAALDVSKSTASVVLHRAEETVVKEFFAESAD; encoded by the coding sequence ATGCCCAAAGCCCGCGTGAAGTTCAAACCGCCCGGAACCCGGCCGTTCGACCTGTTCGGGTTCACGGCCGACCACCCTGACGACGAGTTCCGAATCCTGAGTAACTACCCGACGGAGGAAGGGTTGTACGTGATTTTGGAGGCGACGATGACGAACCCGGACGCCGTCGTCGACCTCTTCGAACGAAGTCCCATGTCCTACGAGGTGCTCCACGCCGACGAGCACACGGCGCTGATTCAGTACCTCCTGCCGTTCGTCCCGCCGCCGCTCCGTGCGGTCTTTTCGTCGGGAAACCTACCGCAGTTCCCGCTCCTCGTGCAGGACGGGTGGATACTCACGGACTTGACGACGACACAGGGTCGGCTGTCGGACTTCAGGGACGAGTTGGAAGCCACCGGCTTTGCCTTCGAAGTCGTCTCGGTCATACAATCGACGGACCCGACTGACCTGCTGACGGACCGGCAACGGCGGTTCATGGCCGAAGCGCTCGAACAGGGGTACTATGACACCCCACGTGACTGTTCGCTCACCGACCTCGCCGCCGCGCTGGACGTGAGCAAATCGACGGCGAGCGTCGTGCTTCACCGTGCGGAGGAGACGGTCGTCAAGGAGTTCTTCGCCGAATCGGCCGATTGA
- a CDS encoding dihydrolipoyl dehydrogenase: protein MDDYDIVVIGGGTGNKVALAAADRGESVALIERGPLGGTCVNRGCNPSKTLIHRADVAETVRHAGEFGIDADLDRIDFPRIVHEVTEMIDGKSDELRRAIEERETITLYRDEAKFVGERTLRVGDEEIRGEKVVVAVGARPAIPPIDGLDDVDYLTSTDALRLDRRPDRLVVIGGGYIAAELGYFYEALGTAVTIIGRSDVLVPSEDREVAETFTEIARRRHTVHVGYEATAVTQADGRVTVTATSDDGEPIAVTADELLVATGRRPNTDRLAPEKAGIDLDDRGYVETDEYLETSAENVWAHGDCIRPYHFKHAADHEAKYVVKNALDGKGEAVDYAGIGHAIFTSPQVAGTGKTEEELDEAGQEYAVGRCAYRDTVMGNALRDRDGFVKVLAAPDGEILGCHIVGPDASTLIHEVLLALASGSGTVDDVTGTIHIHPALSKVVLKAFRDVDFGGE from the coding sequence ATGGATGACTACGACATCGTCGTCATCGGCGGGGGAACCGGAAACAAAGTCGCGCTCGCCGCCGCGGACCGGGGGGAAAGCGTGGCACTGATCGAACGCGGCCCGCTCGGCGGGACGTGTGTCAATCGTGGCTGTAACCCGTCGAAGACGCTTATCCACCGCGCGGACGTGGCGGAGACGGTCAGACACGCCGGAGAGTTCGGTATCGACGCCGACCTCGACCGTATCGACTTCCCACGAATCGTCCACGAAGTGACGGAGATGATCGACGGAAAATCGGACGAGTTGAGACGCGCAATCGAGGAGCGCGAGACCATCACGCTGTATCGGGACGAGGCCAAATTCGTCGGCGAGCGGACCCTCCGCGTCGGCGACGAGGAAATCCGGGGGGAGAAAGTCGTGGTCGCCGTGGGAGCGCGTCCCGCGATTCCACCCATCGACGGACTGGACGACGTGGATTACCTCACGAGTACGGACGCACTCCGTCTCGACAGGCGGCCCGACCGACTGGTCGTCATCGGCGGCGGTTACATCGCCGCCGAACTCGGATACTTCTACGAAGCCCTCGGCACGGCCGTCACCATCATCGGTCGGAGCGACGTGCTCGTTCCGTCCGAAGACCGCGAGGTGGCGGAGACGTTCACCGAAATCGCCCGCCGTCGCCACACGGTTCACGTCGGCTACGAGGCGACAGCGGTCACGCAGGCGGACGGACGGGTGACGGTCACCGCGACGTCGGACGACGGGGAACCCATCGCGGTCACCGCCGACGAGTTGCTCGTGGCGACAGGCCGCCGTCCGAACACGGACCGTCTCGCCCCCGAGAAGGCCGGTATCGACCTCGACGACCGCGGCTACGTCGAGACGGACGAGTACCTTGAGACGAGCGCCGAAAACGTCTGGGCGCATGGAGACTGCATCCGACCCTACCACTTCAAACACGCCGCCGACCACGAGGCCAAGTACGTCGTCAAAAACGCCCTCGATGGAAAAGGCGAAGCGGTCGATTACGCTGGCATCGGTCACGCCATCTTCACCTCGCCGCAAGTTGCGGGTACGGGGAAAACGGAGGAGGAGTTGGATGAGGCTGGACAAGAGTACGCCGTCGGGCGGTGTGCCTACCGCGATACGGTGATGGGGAACGCGCTCAGGGACCGGGACGGCTTCGTCAAGGTACTCGCCGCGCCGGACGGGGAGATTCTGGGCTGTCACATCGTCGGGCCGGACGCCTCGACGCTGATTCACGAAGTCCTCCTCGCGTTGGCGAGCGGTTCGGGAACCGTGGACGACGTGACCGGAACGATTCACATCCACCCGGCGTTGAGCAAGGTCGTGCTGAAAGCGTTCAGGGACGTGGATTTCGGTGGGGAATAA
- a CDS encoding twin-arginine translocation signal domain-containing protein: MTGNDAGESKNRRSRRTFLGAVAAAGLVGTSGCVTLDPKAHVSGSKESKIFEKVSVSEPWASGRVSASVSLTPAATTEYGVRELTVISSSGSEFDTGTVQSGQTSKTVFVPVGKSTLSAVDYDGKTVDSVTVTVGGNKIL, encoded by the coding sequence ATGACGGGGAACGACGCGGGCGAATCGAAAAATCGGCGTTCACGTCGAACGTTCCTCGGTGCCGTCGCCGCGGCCGGACTCGTCGGGACGAGCGGTTGCGTGACGCTCGACCCGAAAGCACACGTTTCGGGGTCGAAGGAATCGAAGATATTCGAGAAGGTCTCGGTCAGCGAACCGTGGGCCAGTGGTCGGGTGAGCGCCAGCGTGAGTCTCACCCCTGCGGCGACGACGGAGTACGGCGTTCGGGAACTCACGGTCATCAGTTCGAGCGGGAGCGAGTTCGACACCGGTACCGTCCAGAGCGGACAAACCTCGAAAACGGTGTTCGTCCCGGTCGGAAAATCCACCCTCTCGGCCGTCGATTACGACGGAAAAACGGTCGATTCGGTGACAGTGACCGTCGGCGGGAACAAGATTCTGTAG
- a CDS encoding DUF4177 domain-containing protein, with the protein MRHGNEREWEYHTIRPPRGSTKKESIDPINDLNELGEDGWELVTTIEYVGGGTKYLVFKRPARRGDDDGDE; encoded by the coding sequence ATGCGACACGGAAATGAACGGGAGTGGGAGTACCACACCATCAGGCCGCCGAGGGGGAGTACGAAGAAGGAATCCATCGACCCCATCAACGACCTGAACGAACTCGGTGAAGACGGCTGGGAGTTGGTGACGACGATCGAGTACGTCGGCGGGGGGACGAAGTATCTCGTCTTCAAGCGACCGGCGAGGAGGGGTGACGACGACGGAGATGAATGA
- a CDS encoding TylF/MycF/NovP-related O-methyltransferase, whose amino-acid sequence MERNVRSVVGSVARLYRFALLVASMPVVLAEYFRPETGAEYGVGFLDKVVLAARMARNNVEIQTGSTFLEHLVIATKVLTIPPDVDGSLIECGCYKGGSTANLSLVAGLCDRPLEVFDSFEGMPEPNENDREHTLIKSEQVHTYDEDSWGAPIEEVQENIARYGDISVCRFHPGYFDRSMPSFEEPCALVFLDVGLRESAETCLEHLWPLLVSGGYCFTHDVKHMEISTLFFDGDWWRETLDTEPPGLVGAGSGLGLHPEHNGFGSLLGYIVKDPTASMYELVAEDGEDENCVEIIRKRDEETGPQQ is encoded by the coding sequence ATGGAACGAAACGTTCGAAGCGTGGTTGGATCGGTCGCTCGACTGTACCGATTCGCCCTCCTGGTGGCGAGCATGCCGGTCGTCCTCGCCGAGTACTTTCGACCCGAAACCGGAGCGGAGTACGGGGTCGGATTCTTGGACAAAGTCGTCTTGGCCGCGAGGATGGCGCGGAACAACGTCGAGATACAGACCGGTTCGACGTTTCTGGAACATCTCGTCATCGCCACGAAAGTACTGACGATACCGCCCGACGTGGACGGGAGTCTGATCGAGTGTGGCTGTTACAAAGGTGGCAGTACGGCCAACCTCTCGCTCGTCGCCGGACTCTGTGACCGACCGCTGGAGGTGTTCGACTCCTTCGAGGGAATGCCGGAACCGAACGAAAACGACCGGGAGCACACGCTGATCAAATCCGAGCAGGTCCACACGTACGACGAGGACTCGTGGGGCGCGCCGATAGAGGAGGTACAGGAGAACATCGCACGCTACGGGGACATCTCCGTCTGCCGGTTTCATCCCGGCTACTTCGACCGCTCGATGCCCTCCTTCGAGGAACCGTGTGCGCTCGTCTTTCTCGACGTCGGACTGCGGGAATCGGCCGAGACCTGCCTCGAACACCTCTGGCCGCTGTTGGTGTCGGGGGGCTACTGTTTCACACACGACGTGAAGCACATGGAGATATCGACCCTGTTTTTCGATGGGGATTGGTGGCGGGAGACGCTCGACACGGAACCGCCGGGACTGGTCGGTGCGGGAAGCGGCCTCGGTCTGCATCCCGAACACAACGGGTTCGGAAGCCTGCTCGGCTACATCGTCAAGGACCCGACGGCCTCGATGTACGAACTGGTCGCTGAAGACGGGGAAGACGAGAATTGTGTCGAAATAATCCGAAAACGAGACGAGGAGACCGGGCCACAACAATGA
- a CDS encoding GNAT family N-acetyltransferase: MSVLNRAEDEYVVRWYEPSDLSGFLSLDRAVFHRRRTEAWFRWKYMDNPYVDHVPVLVVEKDGEIVGARPFLAFRMRVGFGTVLALQPADTMVHPDHRRQGLFTRMTSHAIDHYSDGEPAFFFNFPNQRSRPGYLKLGWQIVGDRETYHRIQNPTAFLGDEDGVGSGVLDYVLPLTNDVHGLYRSAVGDSEAFSITRRSGVEAGVLADLYATNPPEAIHALRDETFYRWRFSSPEWERTTYVASIPATGSPESWFESGRRRTA, translated from the coding sequence ATGTCCGTACTAAACCGAGCCGAAGACGAGTACGTCGTTCGTTGGTACGAGCCGAGCGACCTGTCCGGGTTCCTCTCGCTCGACCGGGCCGTCTTCCATCGGCGCCGGACCGAGGCGTGGTTCCGGTGGAAATACATGGACAATCCATACGTCGATCACGTTCCGGTGTTGGTCGTGGAGAAGGACGGCGAAATCGTCGGTGCCCGACCGTTCCTCGCGTTTCGCATGCGCGTCGGTTTCGGGACCGTTCTCGCGCTGCAACCGGCGGATACGATGGTCCACCCGGACCACCGTCGGCAGGGGCTGTTCACGCGGATGACCAGCCACGCCATCGACCACTACAGTGACGGCGAACCGGCGTTCTTCTTCAACTTCCCGAATCAGCGTTCCCGACCCGGGTACCTCAAACTCGGGTGGCAAATCGTCGGCGACCGCGAGACGTACCACCGGATTCAGAACCCGACCGCATTTTTGGGCGACGAGGACGGGGTCGGCTCGGGGGTTCTCGACTACGTTCTCCCGCTCACGAACGACGTTCACGGCCTGTATCGCTCCGCGGTGGGAGATTCCGAGGCGTTTTCCATCACCCGTCGTTCGGGGGTCGAAGCCGGAGTCCTCGCCGACTTGTACGCGACGAACCCGCCCGAGGCGATTCACGCCCTCCGCGACGAGACGTTCTACCGGTGGCGATTTTCGAGCCCCGAATGGGAACGGACCACGTACGTCGCGTCGATTCCGGCGACCGGGTCGCCGGAATCGTGGTTCGAAAGCGGACGACGTCGGACGGCGTAA
- a CDS encoding amidohydrolase family protein: MTLDVLAEEDEPRIIDTHAHQPTKEFLEDAGGKMMEDAANKFGAKMETDTYDSLVEEYHEAGIGRTILLGWDAETNTGNPPVPNDYVAEIRDEYDDFFIGFGSVDPLKDDCVEEAHRVVEDLDLSGFKFQQIAQGFDPSDPEHEELFSTIEDLGVPCVFHGGNSTLGAGAPGGRGLKIKYGNPMMIDDLAAEHPDLQILLAHPAFPWEKEQLAICQQKGNVYMDLSGWLPKYIDDQVLHYAKTLLQDKVMFGTDYPMIRPQKWLDQFEELDFPDDVQRKILWENAEEFLDL, translated from the coding sequence ATGACGCTCGACGTACTCGCCGAGGAGGACGAGCCACGGATCATCGACACGCACGCCCACCAACCGACGAAGGAGTTCCTGGAGGACGCGGGCGGGAAGATGATGGAGGACGCGGCGAACAAGTTCGGCGCGAAGATGGAAACGGATACCTACGACTCGCTGGTCGAGGAGTACCACGAGGCGGGCATCGGGAGAACGATCCTGCTCGGATGGGACGCCGAGACGAACACCGGCAACCCGCCGGTGCCGAACGACTACGTCGCCGAAATCCGCGACGAGTACGACGACTTCTTCATCGGCTTCGGTAGCGTTGACCCGCTGAAAGACGACTGCGTGGAGGAAGCCCACCGGGTCGTCGAGGACCTCGACCTCTCCGGGTTCAAGTTCCAGCAGATCGCACAGGGCTTCGACCCGAGCGACCCCGAACACGAGGAACTGTTCTCGACCATCGAGGACCTCGGCGTGCCCTGCGTCTTCCACGGCGGCAACTCGACGCTCGGCGCGGGTGCACCCGGTGGCCGCGGACTCAAGATCAAGTACGGGAACCCGATGATGATAGACGACCTCGCCGCGGAACACCCCGACCTGCAAATCCTCCTCGCCCACCCCGCTTTCCCGTGGGAGAAAGAGCAACTCGCCATCTGCCAGCAGAAGGGTAACGTCTACATGGACCTGTCGGGATGGCTCCCGAAGTACATCGACGACCAAGTGCTCCACTACGCGAAGACGCTGTTGCAGGACAAGGTGATGTTCGGGACCGATTACCCGATGATTCGACCGCAGAAGTGGTTGGACCAATTCGAGGAGTTGGACTTCCCCGACGATGTCCAGCGCAAAATCCTCTGGGAGAACGCGGAGGAGTTCCTGGACCTCTGA
- a CDS encoding M99 family carboxypeptidase catalytic domain-containing protein → MVGKESNDVAAPSRTRRSFLRRTGLVVAGTSTALATESAAREAIRTTYTIREGTPDETDVYITDTQTEGPVAVVVGGIQGNEPAGYQAAGGIKTWSINRGTLVTIPRANPVAIQRDTYLNDNGNLNRKFPPGETPTTPLARAIWGVIASYDPDIVINLHSSQGIYREDVGPDGVGQAIYPTTAPGASEDAIATAEYMNRYHVDDSFPDYYRFQRGNTIDGTRPYLVHKTDADLGVPGFIVESTRYETSLATRRNWELNIVHHLLGRHGIDRTYES, encoded by the coding sequence ATGGTTGGAAAAGAGTCGAACGATGTCGCCGCACCATCTCGAACGCGCCGCTCGTTTTTACGCCGGACCGGTCTTGTCGTCGCAGGGACTTCCACTGCACTCGCTACTGAAAGTGCGGCTCGCGAGGCGATTCGTACGACGTATACTATCCGCGAGGGGACGCCGGACGAAACCGATGTGTACATCACTGATACTCAAACAGAAGGACCGGTCGCCGTAGTCGTCGGTGGGATTCAAGGTAACGAACCCGCTGGCTATCAAGCGGCGGGCGGCATCAAAACGTGGTCGATCAACCGTGGAACGCTCGTTACGATTCCACGAGCGAACCCGGTCGCCATCCAACGTGACACCTATCTCAACGACAACGGGAACTTAAACCGGAAGTTCCCACCCGGAGAAACACCGACGACGCCGCTCGCACGGGCGATTTGGGGCGTCATCGCGTCGTACGATCCCGACATCGTGATCAACCTCCACAGCTCACAGGGAATCTATCGCGAGGACGTTGGCCCAGATGGCGTCGGGCAAGCCATCTATCCGACGACCGCTCCGGGAGCGAGCGAGGACGCGATCGCAACGGCGGAGTACATGAATCGCTATCATGTCGACGATTCGTTCCCCGACTATTATCGGTTCCAGCGCGGGAACACCATCGACGGGACGCGACCGTACCTCGTTCATAAGACCGATGCGGATCTCGGCGTGCCCGGGTTCATCGTCGAGAGCACCCGATACGAAACTTCCCTCGCAACCCGCAGGAACTGGGAGCTCAACATCGTTCACCATCTGTTGGGTCGTCACGGTATCGACCGAACCTACGAAAGCTGA
- a CDS encoding SLC13 family permease — translation MASDALVIAVVLVTFGLLFFNQIRVYPLSRSLTSATGAVVVLAIGAISPDEALASVDTSTLLLLFGMLAHVEALSLSGFYGWAGSYLVDYTGTARRLTVGTLVLAAVLSTFALNDATVLLLTPILVKVVRNADVDPIPPLIAVVLGANIGSVATPLGNPQNAYILNRSGLTSVEFVTHLAPVAFVCLFVAALVLVPITTSGVPLPEVPVPDIDEEWALSSLAFLLATFVLLILFPDADPGIIAASMGILHISWLQLFRRVPGEDVLHGMDWSIIVLFVGIFILVGSLEQTSLMSVVGGFGAGWRFAGLTFVLSNLISNVPAVVLLSSGVSGDAGWLVLSAVSTLAGNATPIASAATLIVLQQAARRGVDISIVRLLSVGLPVSILTSAIAVFLLHAGV, via the coding sequence ATGGCTTCCGACGCGCTCGTGATCGCCGTCGTCCTCGTGACGTTCGGCCTGCTGTTCTTCAATCAGATCCGCGTCTACCCCCTCAGCCGGTCGTTGACGAGCGCGACGGGTGCAGTCGTCGTCCTCGCCATCGGGGCCATTTCCCCCGACGAGGCGCTGGCGAGCGTGGACACGAGCACCCTACTCCTGCTGTTCGGCATGCTCGCGCACGTCGAAGCGCTCTCGCTGAGCGGCTTTTACGGGTGGGCAGGGTCGTATCTCGTGGACTACACCGGGACGGCCCGACGGTTGACCGTCGGGACGCTCGTGCTCGCGGCCGTCCTCAGTACGTTCGCGCTCAACGACGCGACGGTGCTCCTGCTGACGCCGATTCTCGTGAAGGTGGTCCGGAACGCCGACGTCGACCCGATTCCGCCGCTCATCGCCGTCGTCCTCGGCGCGAACATCGGGAGCGTGGCGACGCCGCTCGGCAACCCGCAGAACGCCTACATCCTGAACCGCAGCGGTCTGACGTCGGTCGAATTCGTCACCCATCTCGCACCCGTCGCGTTCGTCTGCCTGTTCGTCGCGGCGCTCGTCCTCGTCCCGATAACGACGTCCGGAGTTCCGCTTCCCGAGGTTCCCGTCCCCGATATCGACGAGGAGTGGGCGCTGTCGAGCCTCGCGTTCCTCCTCGCAACGTTCGTACTCCTCATCCTGTTTCCCGACGCTGACCCCGGAATCATCGCGGCATCGATGGGTATCCTCCACATCTCGTGGCTCCAGTTGTTCCGGCGGGTTCCGGGCGAGGACGTGCTCCACGGGATGGATTGGAGCATCATCGTGCTGTTCGTCGGCATCTTCATCCTCGTCGGGAGTCTGGAGCAAACCTCGCTCATGAGCGTCGTCGGCGGATTCGGCGCGGGATGGCGGTTCGCCGGACTCACGTTCGTCCTCTCGAACCTCATCAGCAACGTCCCGGCCGTCGTCCTGCTCTCGTCGGGCGTGTCGGGGGACGCGGGGTGGTTAGTTCTCTCGGCGGTCAGCACCCTCGCCGGAAACGCGACACCTATCGCCAGCGCAGCCACGCTCATCGTCCTCCAGCAGGCCGCCCGACGCGGCGTGGACATCTCCATCGTTCGGCTACTGTCGGTCGGACTCCCGGTTTCCATTCTCACGAGCGCGATTGCGGTCTTCCTGCTGCACGCCGGAGTATGA
- a CDS encoding MaoC/PaaZ C-terminal domain-containing protein, with translation MPYSYEPHHFEDFEEGQTFESVGRTVTEYDFVQHSAFTGDWTELHTNKEYAEDEYFGERVAHGPMTFSLATGFVYRCGFLERTVLAFLGMNYMDIPAPVKMDDTISLDMEVTETKELSSRDDAGLVTIDTTMTNQEDTVVFEGDMKFLIKTRD, from the coding sequence ATGCCTTACAGCTACGAACCGCACCACTTCGAGGACTTCGAAGAGGGCCAAACGTTCGAAAGCGTCGGCCGAACCGTCACCGAGTACGACTTCGTTCAGCACTCGGCCTTCACGGGCGACTGGACGGAACTCCACACCAACAAGGAGTACGCCGAGGACGAATACTTCGGCGAGCGCGTCGCCCACGGCCCGATGACGTTTTCGCTGGCCACCGGGTTCGTCTACCGCTGTGGCTTCCTCGAACGCACCGTCCTCGCGTTCCTCGGCATGAACTACATGGACATCCCCGCCCCCGTCAAGATGGACGACACCATCTCGCTCGACATGGAAGTCACCGAAACCAAGGAACTGTCCAGCCGTGACGACGCCGGTCTCGTCACCATCGACACCACGATGACGAACCAGGAGGACACCGTCGTCTTCGAGGGCGACATGAAGTTCCTCATCAAGACGCGGGACTGA
- a CDS encoding hotdog fold thioesterase translates to MANVPDDRRERIASDPFCETLGIELTALESGHARTELEIRDELLNFHGTPHGGLVYSLADAAFAAASNSDGETALALETNISYLAAADVGDTLVAIAEREDETRRTGTYRVDVGVEKDGSDGNEGEDTETADDDGLAEVAIFRGRVYKP, encoded by the coding sequence ATGGCGAACGTTCCGGACGACAGGCGCGAGAGAATCGCGAGCGACCCGTTCTGTGAAACCCTCGGAATCGAACTCACGGCGCTGGAATCGGGCCACGCCCGAACCGAACTCGAGATTCGAGACGAACTGCTCAACTTCCACGGGACGCCCCACGGCGGCCTGGTGTACTCGCTCGCGGACGCGGCGTTCGCCGCCGCGTCCAATTCCGACGGCGAGACGGCGCTCGCGTTGGAGACGAACATCTCGTACCTCGCGGCGGCGGACGTCGGTGACACGCTCGTCGCAATCGCCGAGCGCGAGGACGAGACGCGGCGCACGGGGACGTACAGAGTCGATGTCGGTGTAGAGAAAGACGGATCGGACGGGAACGAGGGGGAGGACACGGAAACGGCGGACGACGACGGACTGGCGGAAGTCGCGATATTCCGTGGCCGAGTGTACAAACCCTGA
- a CDS encoding universal stress protein, with product MDCDVVSVGGAHTSRDVSSILVPVAGGPHSGRAVDVARCLAEKHGAWVELLHVVPETGDDEFLADAEGYVTAANERLDEFEGVDEWILEADDAAEAIIDQSQYYDVTVLGAPQKHRLHEFVFGSTTEDVRSSAYSTVISVERRNGRESLLNNWLRTE from the coding sequence GTGGACTGCGATGTCGTCTCGGTCGGTGGGGCACACACGTCGCGCGACGTGTCCTCTATCCTCGTTCCGGTCGCTGGGGGGCCACACTCCGGACGGGCCGTCGACGTGGCGCGTTGTTTGGCCGAAAAACACGGTGCGTGGGTCGAACTGCTCCACGTCGTTCCCGAAACTGGGGACGACGAGTTCCTCGCGGACGCGGAGGGATACGTCACTGCGGCGAACGAACGGTTGGACGAGTTCGAAGGGGTGGACGAGTGGATTTTGGAGGCCGACGACGCTGCCGAGGCAATTATCGACCAATCCCAATACTATGACGTGACCGTTCTCGGCGCGCCGCAGAAACACAGACTCCACGAGTTCGTCTTCGGTTCCACGACCGAGGACGTTCGCTCCTCGGCGTACAGCACCGTCATCAGCGTCGAACGACGGAACGGGCGCGAGTCACTGTTGAATAATTGGCTCCGGACCGAATGA